Proteins from one Triticum aestivum cultivar Chinese Spring chromosome 7A, IWGSC CS RefSeq v2.1, whole genome shotgun sequence genomic window:
- the LOC123148974 gene encoding cysteine synthase — protein MATGEGADGTGRRGVPSLLQDGGTGQDEHIASDVTQLIGWTPLIELRRIAGKEGVGARIVGKIEAYQPLCSVKDRSALRMIEDAEEKGLISPGVTTLVEPTSGNLGLGLVLIALSKGYRFVAVMPGQYSLDKQILLRYMGAELFITDPTLGFPGITDKVEQLKKELPNVHVLDQFSNPANPDAHIRMTGPEIWKDTAGKVDIFVAGSGSGGTVSGVGKYLKMQNPNVKIICVEPTESSVISGGEPGKHKIQGIGPGFLPEILDTSVIDETVTVTTEDAMVNARRLAMEEGLLVGISSGANLAACLKVAAREENKGKMIVTMFPSGGERYMNSDLFAAVREECIAMTF, from the exons ATGGCGACGGGGGAGGGGGCGGACGGGACTGGCAGGAGAGGGGTCCCTTCCTTGCTCCAGGACGGCGGGACCGGGCAGGACGAGCACATCGCGTCCGACGTCACCCAG CTGATAGGGTGGACGCCGCTGATCGAGCTGAGGCGGATCGCCGGGAAGGAGGGGGTGGGTGCGCGCATCGTCGGCAAGATCGAGGCCTATCAGCCCCTCTGCTCCGTCAAGGACCGCAGCGCTCTCAG GATGATCGAGGATGCTGAAGAGAAAGGGCTGATTTCACCAGGTGTCACGACTCTAGTCGAGCCGACCAGCGGTAATTTGGGCCTGGGATTGGTTCTGATTGCCCTAAGCAAAGGCTACAGGTTCGTCGCGGTGATGCCGGGCCAATACTCGCTTGATAAGCAGATCTTGTTGAGATACATGGGTGCTGAGTTGTTCATAACTG ATCCAACACTTGGGTTCCCAGGAATAACCGACAAGGTTGAACAGCTCAAGAAAGAATTACCGAATGTACACGTTCTTGATCAGTTCTCAAATCCAGCAAATCCTGATGCACACATCAGAATGACTG GACCTGAGATTTGGAAGGATACTGCTGGCAAGGTGGACATATTTGTTGCTGGTTCAGGCTCAGGAGGCACGGTATCTGGTGTCGGAAAGTATCTGAAGATGCAAAACCCAAATGTGAAGATCATTTGTGTGGAACCTACAGAGAGTTCAGTTATTTCAG GTGGGGAACCAGGAAAACATAAAATCCAGGGAATAGGACCAGGATTCTTACCTGAGATCTTGGACACCTCGGTCATTGATGAAACGGTCACCGTGACCACCGAGGACGCAATGGTGAATGCGAGGAGGTTGGCAATGGAAGAAGGCCTGCTTGTGGGCATATCTTCTGGGGCAAACCTGGCAGCTTGCTTGAAG GTTGCAGCGAGAGAAGAGAACAAGGGGAAGATGATTGTGACCATGTTCCCGAGCGGGGGCGAGAGATACATGAACTCGGACCTCTTTGCAGCTGTAAGAGAAGAGTGTATTGCCATGACCTTTTGA
- the LOC123150186 gene encoding histone H3.2 produces the protein MARTKQTARKSTGGKAPRKQLATKAARKSAPATGGVKKPHRFRPGTVALREIRKYQKSTELLIRKLPFQRLVREIAQDFKTDLRFQSSAVSALQEAAEAYLVGLFEDTNLCAIHAKRVTIMPKDIQLARRIRGERA, from the coding sequence ATGGCCCGCACGAAGCAGACGGCGCGCAAGTCCACCGGCGGCAAGGCGCCGAGGAAGCAGCTGGCGACCAAGGCGGCGCGCAAGTCGGCCCCGGCCACCGGCGGCGTGAAGAAGCCCCACCGCTTCCGCCCGGGCACCGTGGCGCTCCGGGAGATCCGCAAGTACCAGAAGAGCACGGAGCTGCTCATCCGCAAGCTCCCCTTCCAGCGCCTGGTGAGGGAGATAGCGCAGGACTTCAAGACCGACCTCAGGTTCCAGTCCTCCGCCGTCTCCGCCCTGCAGGAGGCCGCCGAGGCGTATCTGGTGGGGCTCTTCGAGGACACCAACCTGTGCGCCATCCACGCCAAGCGCGTCACcatcatgcccaaggacatccaGCTCGCCCGCCGCATCCGTGGGGAGCGCGCCTAG
- the LOC123150185 gene encoding protein argonaute 1C produces the protein MLDQSGHKNSVSLTKMTVKSGCMPGRMIKEHLISFMRATGHIPGRIIFYRDVVSKEKLNQVLEHELSAIKKACASVDPIYNPQVTIIMVQRRHHTRLFSGNYGTGSTVFRSGNVLPGTVVDNEICHPTDFDFYLCSHAGTKGVSRPVRYHVLWDENSFTANAIQSLTNHLCYTYARCTSSVSVVPPVYYAHLLASRAWLYIKPGDTGEL, from the exons ATGCTGGATCAGTCCGGCCACAAGAACAGTGTCTCTTTAACAAAAATGACTGTTAAAAGTGGATGTATGCCTGGCAGAATGATCAA AGAACATCTCATTTCTTTCATGAGGGCGACCGGACATATACCTGGGAGGATCATATTTTACAG GGATGTTGTAAGCAAAGAAAAGCTCAATCAGGTTCTTGAGCATGAACTTTCTGCCATTAAAAAG GCATGTGCTTCGGTCGATCCAATTTACAATCCACAAGTTACCATTATTATGGTTCAGAGACGTCATCACACACGTTTGTTTTCTGGTAACTATGGCACTGGGAGCACAGTTTTCCGAAGTGGAAATGTATTGCCTG GTACTGTGGTTGATAACGAAATATGCCATCCCACCGACTTTGATTTTTACCTGTGTAGCCATGCTGGCACTAAG GGAGTTAGCCGGCCTGTACGTTATCATGTTCTGTGGGACGAGAATAGCTTTACGGCTAATGCTATCCAATCTCTCACAAACCATCTATGCTACAC GTACGCGAGGTGCACCTCCTCTGTTTCTGTAGTGCCTCCGGTCTACTACGCCCATCTTTTGGCATCCCGCGCTTGGCTTTATATCAAACCAGGGGATACGGGTGAGCTGTAA
- the LOC123150184 gene encoding wall-associated receptor kinase 1 — translation MVILLLAGRLAAAIAEQEPPITIHPDCPSQCGDMSIPYPFGMKPGCFLPGFEVTCNDTFIPHRAFIAYGAFQQSMTGFYTPPDQGNETFVLNDGLVNTPMELMDISLSSAYVRAYAMVSSDCKINSTHHSFVRRRTYAPAPSFLISASHNVLIGVGLNVEAELSDSMHGTFGTEISRCTSLPTRVIAKDGPCRGQGCCEAALPNDVPFIAPVADKKRTEWWRAGTNCSTAMLVHKGWYNYSSADVYGGEAYFSNKFPKGVPQVFDFAIGNGSCPAQGQPSPQGYACLSGNSSCLDATNRTGYVCKCWEHYDGNPYVPGGCQDIDECVLRERHPQLQALYPCSSGGICKDRLGGYDCPCKPGMKGDGKTGTCTEKFPLPAKVAVGVVGGISIAFVLVLFVLFMSERKKMRQSFIRNGGPLLEKINNIKIFREAELKRITKNYSHVLGSGAFGVVYKGFLDDRHIAVKKSKNITKAQKDQFTNEVIVQSRVIHKNIVRLIGCCLEVDVPILVYEFISNGSLEDILYDKSRIPLTIDQRLVIAAESAEGLAYMHSKTSANIQHGDVKPANILLDDTYTPKISDFGISRLIARGDAQHSEEVIGDNNYMDPVYRETGLLTDKSDVYSFGLVLFELITGKKANCGDNCSFVLNHLGTYTRDNRANVMYDMKIKEEKDFELLQILAEIARKCLHHNVEERPEMTDIAESLQNIRKARNK, via the exons ATGGTGATACTGCTCCTCGCAGGAAGGCTGGCGGCAGCAATTGCCGAGCAAGAACCGCCCATCACAATTCATCCAGACTGCCCCAGCCAGTGCGGGGACATGAGCATTCCGTACCCCTTTGGCATGAAACCTGGCTGCTTCCTCCCGGGCTTCGAGGTCACCTGCAACGACACATTCATTCCTCATCGCGCCTTCATCGCGTACGGAGCATTCCAGCAGAGTATGACGGGGTTCTACACTCCTCCAGACCAAGGCAACGAGACTTTCGTACTGAATGATGGGCTGGTTAATACACCGATGGAGCTCATGGACATCTCGCTCTCTTCAGCTTACGTGCGGGCATATGCCATGGTGAGCTCCGACTGCAAAATAAACTCAACCCACCACTCCTTCGTCCGTCGTCGAACATATGCCCCCGCTCCTTCTTTTCTCATCTCAGCAAGCCACAATGTTCTCATCGGCGTCGGATTGAACGTCGAGGCTGAGCTCTCCGACTCGATGCATGGCACCTTTGGAACCGAAATAAGCAGGTGCACTTCCCTTCCTACCAGAGTAATCGCCAAAGATGGCCCGTGCAGAGGTCAAGGCTGCTGTGAGGCTGCCCTACCCAATGACGTGCCATTCATAGCGCCGGTGGCTGACAAGAAGAGGACAGAGTGGTGGAGGGCCGGCACCAACTGCTCCACAGCAATGCTGGTGCACAAGGGATGGTACAACTACTCCTCGGCGGATGTCTACGGCGGCGAGGCCTACTTCTCCAACAAATTCCCCAAGGGCGTCCCCCAAGTTTTCGACTTTGCCATCGGGAATGGTTCTTGCCCTGCGCAAGGCCAGCCCTCACCCCAGGGCTATGCGTGTCTCAGCGGCAACAGCTCGTGCCTCGACGCTACCAACAGGACCGGTTATGTCTGCAAATGTTGGGAGCACTACGATGGCAACCCTTATGTTCCTGGTGGATGCCAAG ACATCGATGAGTGTGTTCTACGGGAGCGGCATCCTCAGCTCCAAGCTCTGTACCCATGCTCAAGTGGCGGGATCTGCAAGGACAGGTTAGGAGGCTACGACTGTCCTTGCAAGCCCGGGATGAAAGGCGACGGTAAGACAGGAACCTGCACCGAGAAATTCCCGCTACCAGCTAAGGTGGCTGTAG GCGTTGTAGGTGGTATTTCTATCGCTTTTGTCCTTGTGCTGTTTGTTCTTTTCATGAGTGAGAGGAAAAAGATGAGACAATCTTTCATAAGAAATGGTGGTCCTTTACTGGAGAAAATAAACAATATCAAGATCTTCAGAGAGGCGGAGCTAAAGAGAATCACAAAAAACTATAGCCATGTCCTTGGAAGTGGTGCCTTTGGTGTGGTATACAAGGGGTTTCTTGATGATAGACATATAGCAGTGAAGAAGTCCAAAAATATCACTAAAGCACAGAAGGACCAGTTTACAAATGAGGTCATTGTCCAATCACGAGTTATCCACAAGAACATCGTGAGACTCATAGGTTGCTGTTTAGAGGTTGATGTTCCTATTTTGGTATATGAGTTTATCTCCAATGGTAGCCTTGAAGACATCCTCTATGATAAAAGCAGAATTCCTCTCACAATTGATCAACGTTTAGTCATTGCTGCGGAATCTGCAGAAGGTCTCGCTTATATGCATTCGAAGACATCTGCCAACATCCAACATGGTGATGTTAAACCAGCAAACATACTTTTGGATGATACTTATACACCAAAAATATCAGATTTTGGAATATCAAGGTTAATTGCCAGAGGTGATGCACAGCACAGCGAAGAGGTCATTGGTGACAACAATTACATGGACCCAGTCTATCGAGAAACTGGCCTGTTGACCGACAAAAGTGACGTTTATAGCTTTGGTCTTGTGCTCTTTGAGCTCATCACTGGAAAGAAAGCAAATTGTGGTGATAATTGCAGCTTTGTTCTCAATCACCTTGGCACATACACAAGAGATAACAGAGCAAATGTCATGtatgacatgaaaatcaaagaagagAAGGACTTTGAGCTTCTGCAAATTCTTGCTGAGATTGCCAGAAAGTGCTTACACCATAATGTCGAGGAAAGGCCAGAGATGACAGATATAGCTGAAAGTCTCCAGAATATCAGAAAAGCACGCAATAAATAG